One Sphingobacteruim zhuxiongii DNA window includes the following coding sequences:
- a CDS encoding acyloxyacyl hydrolase has translation MNRVLVIIFSLILPFFASAQIDSIAKKIKRSPLVFELEVENGGILQQSGLKETTYEGAYYNGLNFKIGFKQRAKKDQYYQIYNYPIYGIGIYSSTFHSDIIGSPYAVYGFVQTPISPKEDSKWSYDYRIGLGLSGNFKPYNEHENPLNLVIGSKNNVFIDLGIRAQYQVDPHWKLGAGFAFHHFSNGALALPNKGVNLVPLTLSAAYQINPDLKIKRDSILEPYSKKIMYHVNYGVGLKQLRNDLDQRFLKSTFSVYASRHVSYKWRLGGGFDLFYSSSGNDTEIAGDKSGELSSKLSGGPSFYIAHILNERLVLNGNIGYYIHNQSFNGEIRKYFLRAGARYYVYKNINAGVSIKAHMGKADFIEWTVGYTFNR, from the coding sequence GTGAACAGAGTCTTAGTCATCATATTTTCCCTTATCCTCCCTTTTTTTGCATCGGCACAAATCGATAGTATAGCTAAAAAAATAAAGCGAAGCCCATTAGTTTTCGAATTAGAAGTCGAAAACGGAGGAATACTTCAGCAATCAGGACTTAAAGAAACCACTTATGAAGGTGCATACTATAATGGATTGAATTTCAAGATTGGATTTAAGCAACGTGCAAAAAAAGATCAGTACTATCAGATTTACAATTATCCAATTTATGGCATAGGCATCTATTCAAGTACTTTCCACTCCGATATTATTGGAAGCCCCTACGCTGTATACGGCTTCGTACAAACACCTATTTCACCTAAAGAAGACTCTAAATGGAGTTATGACTACCGCATAGGATTAGGTCTATCTGGTAACTTCAAACCTTACAATGAGCATGAAAACCCATTAAACTTAGTTATTGGATCTAAAAATAATGTATTCATTGACTTGGGAATTCGGGCGCAATATCAGGTCGATCCACATTGGAAACTCGGAGCCGGATTCGCATTCCATCATTTCTCGAATGGAGCATTAGCACTTCCAAATAAGGGCGTAAACCTTGTTCCATTAACACTATCGGCTGCATATCAAATCAATCCAGATTTAAAAATCAAAAGAGATTCCATTTTAGAGCCCTATAGTAAAAAAATAATGTACCACGTTAATTACGGTGTTGGATTAAAACAATTACGTAATGATTTAGATCAGCGTTTCTTGAAGAGTACTTTTAGCGTTTATGCTAGCCGTCATGTATCCTATAAATGGCGTTTAGGTGGAGGATTTGATTTATTCTACTCATCTTCCGGAAATGATACAGAGATTGCGGGAGATAAGTCGGGAGAACTATCATCCAAACTATCTGGAGGTCCATCTTTCTATATTGCTCATATTCTCAACGAACGATTGGTATTAAATGGAAATATCGGTTATTATATTCACAACCAAAGCTTTAATGGAGAGATTAGAAAATACTTTCTACGCGCCGGAGCTAGATATTATGTTTACAAAAATATCAATGCAGGAGTTTCCATAAAAGCACATATGGGTAAGGCTGACTTCATAGAATGGACAGTCGGATATACGTTCAACCGCTAG
- a CDS encoding formylglycine-generating enzyme family protein: MKKLIFFALLASSFHSSAQQNHERYIQKINGTSLEFSMEAIPAGEFSMGSAKSGNEDEKPVHQVKLDAFWMGTYEVTWNLFEPFLYKDYEVTKSTDGKVPTEVDAVTRPTKPYLDMTFGYGKDGQPALAMTHYNAIQFCKWLYVRTGVFYRLPTEAEWEYACRAGSSSEYFFGDDATKLAEYASFKDNSGGQTVKVGTKKANPWGLFDMLGNVAEWTYDQYDANFYATFKGKVAENPENVPTTLYPHVVRGGSFESEAIDLRSAARGASDAIWKQLDPQIPKSNWWFPEAPFVGMRLVRPVKQPSHAEIMDYYDKAPIKDF; this comes from the coding sequence ATGAAGAAATTAATTTTCTTTGCCTTATTAGCTAGTTCTTTCCATTCCTCCGCGCAACAGAATCATGAGCGTTACATTCAAAAAATAAACGGTACAAGTTTAGAATTCAGTATGGAAGCAATTCCTGCAGGGGAGTTTTCAATGGGAAGTGCAAAGTCAGGCAATGAGGATGAGAAACCTGTTCATCAAGTCAAATTAGATGCTTTTTGGATGGGTACCTATGAAGTAACTTGGAACTTATTTGAACCTTTTCTCTACAAAGACTACGAGGTTACTAAATCTACTGATGGGAAAGTTCCTACTGAAGTTGATGCTGTTACAAGACCAACAAAACCTTATTTAGATATGACCTTTGGTTATGGTAAAGACGGGCAACCAGCTTTGGCCATGACTCACTATAATGCCATACAATTCTGTAAATGGCTATATGTAAGAACTGGTGTTTTCTATCGTCTTCCAACGGAAGCAGAATGGGAGTATGCTTGTCGCGCTGGTTCTAGCAGCGAGTACTTCTTTGGCGATGATGCTACTAAACTAGCTGAATATGCTTCATTTAAAGATAATAGCGGCGGCCAAACAGTAAAAGTAGGTACTAAGAAGGCAAATCCTTGGGGTTTATTCGATATGCTTGGGAATGTTGCAGAGTGGACGTACGATCAATATGATGCAAACTTCTATGCTACCTTTAAAGGTAAAGTAGCAGAGAATCCTGAGAATGTTCCAACTACTTTGTATCCGCATGTTGTCCGTGGTGGATCTTTCGAAAGTGAAGCTATCGATTTACGCTCTGCAGCACGTGGTGCTTCAGATGCTATTTGGAAACAATTAGATCCTCAAATTCCAAAGTCAAACTGGTGGTTCCCAGAAGCGCCTTTCGTAGGTATGCGTCTTGTACGTCCAGTAAAGCAACCAAGTCATGCTGAGATCATGGATTACTATGACAAAGCGCCAATTAAAGACTTTTAA
- a CDS encoding RluA family pseudouridine synthase, with product MEIKEQNQFKFPKFQDLIIHEDDNLIVINKPPFIASLDAREGGEVNILRLAKKYHPDAQVCHRLDKDTSGVLLIAKNPETYRSMSIEFEKRRVNKIYHAIIGGTHVFENLTVDLPILNQGNKSVSIDRYNGKPSETIFNSIRFYKNFTLVECKPITGRMHQIRIHLATQHAAIVGDLMYKGKPVYLSQIKKRGYTLSKDQEEQPIMKRFALHSKSVSFKLNDKEYSFEAEYPKDFATLLKQLEKFDA from the coding sequence ATGGAAATCAAAGAGCAGAATCAGTTTAAATTCCCGAAGTTTCAAGACTTAATTATTCATGAAGATGATAATCTTATTGTAATCAATAAACCACCGTTTATTGCTTCTTTAGATGCGCGTGAGGGGGGAGAAGTCAATATTCTTCGTCTGGCAAAGAAATATCATCCAGATGCGCAAGTATGCCATCGCTTGGATAAAGATACTTCCGGTGTGCTCTTAATTGCTAAGAATCCAGAAACGTATCGTTCGATGTCAATTGAGTTTGAAAAAAGACGTGTAAATAAAATATATCATGCTATTATTGGTGGGACACACGTTTTCGAGAACCTGACTGTTGATTTACCAATCTTAAATCAAGGAAATAAGAGTGTATCGATCGACCGTTACAACGGTAAGCCTTCAGAAACGATATTCAATAGTATTCGCTTCTATAAGAATTTCACTTTAGTTGAGTGCAAGCCTATTACTGGCCGTATGCATCAGATTCGGATTCACTTGGCGACACAACATGCTGCCATTGTAGGCGATCTAATGTATAAAGGAAAGCCTGTTTATCTTTCACAGATTAAAAAGCGCGGATATACATTATCAAAAGATCAAGAAGAGCAGCCTATTATGAAGCGATTTGCATTGCATTCGAAGTCGGTTAGCTTTAAATTGAATGATAAGGAGTATAGCTTTGAAGCTGAATATCCGAAGGACTTTGCCACTCTATTGAAGCAATTGGAGAAATTCGATGCTTAG
- a CDS encoding AEC family transporter produces the protein MSNFILIVFCLAAGVLSRKMNWVAKDGFRALNAWVLYFGLPAISFYYLPKLTWDNSLIFTLAGPILVLIGSVLFFYVLGKILALSKRTSHTLMLVAGLSNTSFVGFPLITAYFGAERLPIGIVADQMTFFLLSSVGVLIATKGSLNTNKKINLAFIAKRVFTFPPLIGCLLALITTQFIDLTSLDEFFHMIAGTVSPIALFSIGLQLNFTIVKSEVPNIIYAMLYKLILAPLAVFLIAYYFGFRGPIVEISIFEMAMPSLVATSIVISQFKLNSKLGNSVIGLSIPLGLLTTYLWYQILNIFIM, from the coding sequence GTGTCGAATTTTATCCTCATTGTTTTCTGCTTAGCCGCTGGTGTGCTTAGCCGAAAGATGAATTGGGTTGCAAAGGATGGCTTTCGAGCCTTGAATGCCTGGGTGTTATATTTTGGATTGCCCGCAATCTCTTTCTATTACCTGCCTAAATTAACCTGGGACAATAGTCTAATCTTTACTCTAGCAGGCCCTATTCTTGTTTTGATAGGATCGGTTTTGTTTTTTTATGTACTTGGGAAAATATTAGCTTTATCCAAGCGTACTTCCCATACCTTGATGTTAGTAGCAGGTCTTAGCAATACCTCCTTTGTCGGCTTCCCCTTGATTACTGCGTATTTTGGAGCGGAACGCTTGCCAATTGGTATCGTTGCTGATCAAATGACTTTCTTTCTGCTTTCTTCAGTTGGTGTTTTGATTGCAACTAAAGGAAGTCTGAATACGAATAAGAAGATTAATTTAGCGTTTATTGCTAAACGGGTTTTTACTTTTCCACCACTCATCGGTTGTCTGCTTGCGTTGATTACGACGCAATTTATTGACTTAACTTCTTTAGATGAATTCTTCCATATGATTGCTGGAACTGTATCGCCTATCGCGTTATTCTCCATCGGTCTTCAACTAAATTTTACAATAGTAAAAAGTGAGGTTCCTAATATTATTTATGCGATGCTCTATAAATTAATATTAGCTCCCTTGGCTGTATTCCTAATTGCCTACTATTTTGGCTTTCGAGGACCTATCGTTGAGATCTCTATTTTTGAGATGGCAATGCCCAGTTTAGTGGCAACCAGTATAGTTATTAGCCAATTTAAACTAAATAGTAAACTAGGAAATAGTGTTATTGGATTAAGTATTCCTTTAGGATTATTAACTACCTACCTGTGGTATCAAATTTTGAATATTTTCATAATGTAA
- the panB gene encoding 3-methyl-2-oxobutanoate hydroxymethyltransferase, with translation MSVHKVIKRVTTSALREMKTRGEKISMLTSYDFSTARILDAAGVEVLLVGDSAANVFAGYETTLPITLDHMIYHASAVARASKRAMVLADLPFGEYQGSVEDAYKAAVRMMKESGAHALKLEGGEEIIDNIKKIVNSGIPVCGHLGLTPQSIYKFGDFSVRAKEEAEANRLKADALALQEAGCFMLVLEKIPAALAKEVSDSLDIPTIGIGAGNGCDGQVLVVNDMLGLNKEFKPKFLRLYADLQEEITKAASNYIADVKAGTFPNESEQY, from the coding sequence ATGTCAGTACACAAAGTAATAAAAAGAGTGACTACTTCTGCCCTACGTGAAATGAAAACCAGAGGCGAAAAGATCTCGATGCTAACTTCCTATGACTTCTCGACGGCACGCATCCTAGATGCTGCAGGTGTGGAGGTACTATTGGTAGGCGATTCTGCTGCCAATGTATTCGCGGGATATGAAACGACACTACCGATCACTCTTGACCATATGATTTACCACGCTTCCGCAGTCGCTAGAGCGTCAAAACGTGCAATGGTACTTGCAGACTTACCTTTTGGTGAATACCAAGGCTCGGTCGAAGATGCATACAAAGCAGCGGTACGCATGATGAAAGAATCTGGCGCGCATGCTTTAAAGCTGGAAGGCGGTGAGGAAATCATCGACAACATCAAAAAAATAGTAAATTCTGGAATCCCAGTTTGTGGACATTTAGGTTTAACCCCACAATCAATCTATAAGTTTGGAGACTTCTCTGTGCGTGCTAAAGAAGAAGCCGAGGCAAACAGGTTAAAAGCTGACGCACTTGCACTTCAAGAAGCAGGCTGCTTTATGCTTGTATTAGAAAAGATCCCTGCTGCTTTAGCAAAAGAAGTTTCCGATTCATTGGATATCCCGACGATTGGCATTGGTGCAGGTAATGGCTGTGATGGTCAAGTATTAGTAGTAAATGATATGCTGGGCTTGAACAAAGAATTTAAACCAAAATTCCTTCGCCTTTACGCTGACCTTCAAGAAGAAATTACGAAAGCGGCAAGCAATTACATTGCGGATGTAAAAGCTGGAACCTTCCCTAACGAATCAGAACAATACTAA
- the pyrF gene encoding orotidine-5'-phosphate decarboxylase, translating to MNKQELINQIKSKRSFLCVGLDTDLTKIPEHLLDEEDPIFTFNKAIIEATADLCVAYKPNIAFYESYGVKGWESLRKTSEILPKDCFSIADAKRGDIGNTSKMYAQAFFNPEVSGLNFDSITIAPYMGEDSVTPFLDFDGKWAIVLALTSNQGSLDFQNFKNSTGKQLFEEVIDKVNTWGTDENIMYVVGATRGEAFVKIREHAPDHFLLVPGVGAQGGSLADVCQYGMNKDCGLLVNSTRGIIYASKGKDFADRAREEALILQKEMEEQLSLHGVL from the coding sequence ATGAATAAGCAAGAGCTCATTAATCAGATTAAAAGCAAGAGAAGCTTTTTATGTGTTGGATTAGATACGGACTTGACTAAAATTCCAGAACATCTTTTGGATGAAGAAGACCCAATCTTTACCTTCAATAAAGCGATTATTGAAGCGACCGCTGATCTATGTGTTGCTTATAAGCCGAATATTGCATTTTATGAGAGTTACGGCGTAAAAGGATGGGAATCCTTACGTAAGACTAGTGAGATTCTTCCGAAGGATTGCTTCTCGATCGCAGATGCAAAACGTGGGGATATTGGCAATACATCCAAAATGTATGCACAAGCTTTTTTTAATCCTGAAGTATCTGGATTGAACTTCGATTCGATTACTATTGCACCGTATATGGGTGAGGATTCGGTGACACCGTTTTTAGATTTTGACGGTAAGTGGGCGATCGTTCTTGCTTTGACATCGAATCAAGGTAGTTTAGATTTTCAAAACTTCAAAAATTCGACTGGCAAGCAGTTGTTCGAAGAGGTCATCGATAAAGTTAATACCTGGGGTACTGATGAGAACATTATGTATGTTGTGGGTGCGACACGCGGGGAAGCGTTTGTGAAAATTCGCGAACATGCGCCCGATCATTTTTTATTGGTGCCGGGTGTTGGTGCTCAGGGCGGTTCGCTTGCTGATGTTTGCCAATATGGGATGAACAAAGATTGCGGATTGCTTGTCAATAGTACACGTGGAATCATCTATGCTTCGAAAGGTAAAGATTTCGCTGATCGCGCTCGCGAAGAAGCGTTGATTCTTCAAAAGGAGATGGAAGAGCAATTAAGTTTACACGGGGTACTGTAA